The Candidatus Epulonipiscium sp. DNA window ATGCAAGAAAGGATTGTTGATTTTGTTTCGCGAAAATCAAAAATTTCTCAACAGCGTTTTAAAGAACTCATGCTTGATACCGGGAAGCTGGCAAAGGACGTTGGGACAATCGTCATAGGGGAAGAAGCTGTAAAAGAAAAGCTAATTGATGAGGTGGGTGGATTGGATGATGCCTTAAAAAAACTATATGCCTTAATTGAAGAAGACAAAAAATCCAAGGAGGATAAAAAGTGATTTACTCTATCATACCTAATGAGGTCATCTTTAGTGTTTTAAAAAGCGATGAAAGTTTTAAACTTGAAGAAGTAGAATACAGAGGATGCTTATTGCAAATTGCTGTAGATAGGGATAAAGGAGCAAGTATACAAAGAATCATATCCACAGATCCAAGAGATTATCTAAATCAGGAATTACAACCGGGCACTATCTTTTCTATGGAAAAAATCAACAGATTCTGAACAAAAATATAAAATCATATTACAAAAACATTTAAACAGTGTTATAATTGTGTTAAACGTGTTAGCAAAAGCTAGCACTTTTTATTTAAAAAGGGGAAGGACAAATATGAAAAGAAAGACAAGCAGCAGTACTAAAAAAAACATTAAAAAACCTATAAGCAAAGTAAAATCTCCTAGGGGACCATTGTCCCAAGAAATCCAAGGGATATTTATTTTTGCCATAGCACTTATTTTTGGAGTGGGTATATATACTAAACAGGGTGGATTAATCGGAAGATGGATTCATCACTTTTTTATGGGGATTATGGGTATTGCCGCCTATGGATTACCTATACTTATTTCCATAGCAGGGATGCTTATGCTTCTTAAGAAAATGAACAATTATACTAGGATTAAAATGGCTATGAGTTTTGCTTTATTGGTTTTGGTATCTACATTTGTCCACAGTATGAATTTAGCTTCATATTCCATAGTGGGGATAAATTTGTGGGAGAAAATAAAGTATTTTTACGGCAGAGGTAATTGGAATAATGGGGGAGTAATAGGTGCTGCATTAGGCAATTTTTTACTAAAGATAATTGGCATATATGGTACTTATATTTTAATTATCACCCTTTTTATCATAATATTTATTTTATTAACTGGTAGATCCTTCGTAGAAGGGATTATTTTAATTTCAAAATTGCTTGCAAAACAAATATGCAAGATAAAAAATCTAATACATAGCTATCAAAAGGTTCAAGAAGACAGAAGTTTAAAAAGGAAAGAAAAGCACAAAATCAAAGAAGAAAATAAAAACATATCCAGGGAAGAAAATACACCGCAAGATGAACATGTACATATAGAAGCTACTAGGGATACAGTAGAAAAAGATAAGGAAATAAAAGTATTGGATTTTGCCCAAAAACAAGAACATCAAAAAAGCAATAAGGAACCTATAAAAAAAGAAACAAAACAAAATCCAGATGTCGAAAAATCCATGGATAATATTTCTTCTGGAAATAGTCCAATAAATTATAAATTTCCTTCTATTGGTTTGTTACAACTAAACGAAAGCACTGTAACATCTAATTCTAAGAAGATGATGCTAGATAATGCCAAAAAGTTAGAAAAAACCTTATCTAGTTTTGGGGTAAATGCAAAGGTGCTACAGATTAGTAGGGGACCTGCTGTAACAAGATACGAATTGCAGCCCAGTCAGGGAGTAAAGGTAAGCAAGATTGTAAATTTAGCAGATGATATCGCCCTTAACTTAGCTGCGGCAGGAATAAGGATAGAAGCCCCAATACCCGGGAAAGCCGCTGTGGGGATAGAGGTGCCTAATAAGGAAGCACAGTCCGTATTTTTAAGAGAAGTGATTGAAGGGGATGAATTTGACAAGTTCCCATCTAAACTGGCTTTTGCCCTAGGAAAGGATATTGCCGGTAATTCTGTAGTGACAGATATTGCTAGGATGCCCCATTTGCTTATTGCAGGGGCAACCGGTTCAGGTAAGAGTGTATGTATTAATACCTTAATTACAAGTATTCTCTATAAGGCTAACCCTAATGAAGTAAAGTTATTAATGATTGACCCTAAGGTGGTTGAATTAAGTGTATATAATGGAATACCCCATCTTATGATTCCTGTTGTCACAGATCCTAAAAAAGCAGCAGGGGCCCTTAACTGGGCAGTACAGGAAATGACTAATCGCTATAAACTTTTTGCAGAAAATAATGTTAGGGATATTAAGGGTTATAATAATATGAAAAAAGATCAGACAGAAGAAGATAACGTGGAAACAATGCCCCAGATGGTGATAATCATTGATGAATTGGCGGATTTAATGATGAGCGCCCCGGGAGATGTTGAGGATGCTATTTGCCGTTTAGCACAAATGGCAAGGGCAGCAGGCATACATCTGGTGATTGCTACCCAAAGGCCTTCAGTTGATGTAATCACAGGGGTTATTAAGGCAAATATTCCTTCAAGACTTGCTTTTGCGGTTTCCTCAGGAACGGATTCTAGGACTATCTTAGATATGGTGGGGGCAGAGAAGCTCCTAGGAAAAGGTGATATGCTATTTTACCCCGTAGGAGCTTCAAAACCTGTAAGGATTCAGGGGGCGTTTATTTCTGATAAAGAAGTAGAAAGTATAGTAGAAAGTATTAAAACTACTGGAAGTGCAGAATATGATGAGGATGTACTTGAAAAAATAACATCCTCCGGCAGTCTACCCTCAGAGGGAGAGGCGGTGGATGAATTTTTAGACCAGGCAATTGAAATGGTCATCGATAAAGAAAAGGCATCTATTTCTATGCTTCAAAGATACCTAAGAATCGGATTTAATAGGGCAGCAAGGATAATGGAAGAAATGGAGCAAAGAAATATTGTAGGTCCCGATGAGGGAAGCAAACCAAGAAAAGTCCTTATTAGCAAGGAAGAATTTGAACAAATAAAATTAGACACTGGACAAAAAGCATCTAATTTGTAATACTGTAAACAGCATTTGCAAATGAAACATTTTAAAGTTTTGAGGGAGGATAACAAATGAAAAGTGATATTGAAATTGCACAGGAAGCAGCCATAAAACCTATTACTGAAATTGCTTCAAACCTTAACATCAATACGGATGATTTAGAACTATATGGAAAATACAAAGCGAAGTTATCCAATACCCTATGGGAAAAGGTAGGAAACAATAAGGATGGGAAATTAGTTTTAGTAACCGCAATTAATCCTACTCCGGCTGGAGAAGGAAAGACCACCATATCTGTCGGTCTCGGACAAGCCCTTTGTAGACTAAATAAAAAGGCTATTGTGGCTCTTCGAGAACCTTCCCTAGGGCCTTGTATGGGAGTCAAAGGGGGAGCAGCTGGGGGTGGATATGCCCAGGTGGTTCCTATGGAAGACATCAACCTTCATTTTACAGGGGATATCCATGCTATTTCAACAGCCCATAATTTGCTTTCGGCAGTTATAGATAATCATATTCAACAGGGCAACGAACTGCAAATTGATCCAAGACAAATCCTTTGGAAAAGAGTCATAGATATGAATGACAGAGCTTTAAGAAATATAGTAGTGGGCTTAGGGGGCAGGGCCCATGGAATGCCTAGGGAAGACGGATATATGATTACAGTGGCCTCAGAAGTCATGGCGATACTTTGTCTTTCCAAGGATTTAGAAGATTTAAAAGAAAGACTGGGGAAAATTATTGTAGCCTATAATTTTAATAAGGATCCAATAACCCCTAATGATTTGGGAGTAAATGGGGCAATGGCAGCCCTGCTTAAGGATGCCCTAAAGCCTAATTTAGTTCAAACTTTAGAAAACACCCCTGTTATTATGCATGGAGGTCCGTTTGCAAATATTGCCCATGGATGCAATAGCATTAGGGCAACTCAATTGGCCTTAAAACTTTCTGATATTGTAGTAACAGAAGCAGGTTTTGGAGCAGATTTAGGAGCAGAAAAGTTTTTGGACATTAAATGTCGTTTGGGGGGATTAAAACCAGATGCAGTGGTATTGGTAGCTACCATCAGGGCCTTAAAGTATAATGGGGGAATTGCCAAGGACCAACTAAGTATAGAAAATTTAGGGGCCCTTCAAAAAGGCTTTGTAAACCTTGAAAAACATATAGAAAACATAAATCAATATAAGACCCCTATTGTAGTGACCCTTAATGCCTTTTCTACAGATACGGATGAAGAGATTGCCTATGTTAAAGAAAAATGTGAAGCCATGGGATGTTCTTTTGCTATTTCTAAAGTATGGGAAAAAGGAGGGGAAGGTGGATTGGAACTGGCACATCAAGTCATCGATACCCTAGAAAACAAACCTTCAAATTTCCAAGTCCTATATGATGCCCATGATACTATAACAGAAAAAATAGAAACCATAGCAAAGAAAATATACGGGGCAAAGGGAGTTGTATTTACCCCTAAGGCAAGGGCAGATATGAAACAAATCGAGGATATGAATTTGGATAAGATGCCCATATGCATTGCCAAAACACAATACTCCCTATCGGATAACCCCGCCTTACTTGGACGGCCGAAAGATTTTGAAGTTACCGTTAGGGAATTGAAATTATCTGCTGGGGCTGGATTTATCGTTGCTTTAACCGGAGAAATCATGACAATGCCAGGGCTTCCTAAAAAACCAGCAGCAATGAATATAGATATTAATAGCAATGGACAAATTACAGGATTATTCTAGGAGGATTTTATGGATACGATTTTAATAGATGGGAAAAAAATAGCACAGGATATAAAAGATGAACTAAAAACGGAAGTCGAAGCCCTTAAACAAAGAGGAATAACCCCAGGATTAGCCGTTGTATTGGTTGGGGAAAATCCTGCCTCTAAGGTCTATGTAAACAATAAAAAAAAGGCCTGTGAATACATAGGAGTCCGTTCATTTTCCTATGAGCTTCCAAAAGAAACAACGGAAGAAGAGCTATTAAAACTTATAGATGTACTCAATCACACAAAAGAGGTAAACGGTATATTAGTTCAGCTTCCCCTGCCCCAACATATAGATGAAAATAAGGTTCTTTTATCCATTGACCCTAAAAAGGATGTAGATTGTTTCCATCCTATAAACGTAGGATTGATTACAATAGGGGAATTAGATGGATTTTTACCTTGCACCCCTGCAGGAATCATAGAATTAATCAAAAGAACCCAAATTGAAATTGAAGGAAAAAAATGTGTCATAGTAGGTAGGAGCAATATCGTTGGAAAGCCTGTGGCTTTGCTATTACTAAGCAATAATGGAACAGTAGAAATCTGTCACTCACGCACAAAGGATTTGGCTAAGGTATGTAAAAGTGCCGATATCCTCGTGGCAGCTATAGGCAAACCTAACTTTATCACCGCTGATATGGTTAAGGAAGGTGCCATACTCATAGATGTCGGGATTAACCGTTTAGAAAATGGCAAATTATGTGGTGATATAGATTTTGAAAACTGTAAACAAAAGGCAACAGCCATCACTCCAGTTCCCGGAGGAGTAGGGCCTATGACCATTGCTATGTTAATGAAAAATTGTGTAAAGGCAGCATTGTAGATTGTGTGAATAGCTAGGAAGGGGATTATTTTGTCAATTAGAATAGCATTTGTTTCCTTAGGTTGTGACAAAAATTTAGTAGACAGTGAAGTAATGCTTGCTCTATTACAAAAGGCGGGTTTTATTTTAATACCTGATGAAGATCAAGCAGAAGTACTAGTGGTTAATACCTGTTGTTTTATACAGGATGCCAAAGAAGAAAGCATTGAGAATATATTAGAAATGGCAGAGTATAAAAAACATGGCAATTGTAGGGCACTTATTGTAACCGGTTGTATGGCAGAGCGCTACAAGGAGGAAATACTATTAGAAATCCCCGAAGTAGATGCTGTAGTTGGAACCACAAGTTACGAAAATATTGTAGAAGTAGTGCAAGAGGTTATACAGGGGAAAAAGGTCCAAAGATTTAAGCCCATAGATGCCAAGCTTAATGAAGATAATGAAAGAATAATAAGTACAGGGGGGTACTTTGCATACCTTAAGATTGCAGAGGGCTGCAATAATAAATGTACATATTGTATTATTCCAAAGCTTAGGGGTTCTTATAGAAGCCGTTCCATAGAAAGTTTGCTTAAGGAAGCAAAAACCCTAGCCCATCAAGGGGTAAAAGAACTTATATTAGTTGCCCAAGACACCACTAGATATGGATGTGATTTATATGGGAAAAAAAGGCTTCCACAACTTTTGACCAAACTATGTGAAATTGAAGGACTGGAATGGATTCGACTTTTATACTGCTACCCCGAGGAAATAACCGATGAACTTATAGAAGTGATTGCAAGGGAAAAAAAGATATGTAAATACTTAGATATGCCAATACAACATGCCAATAACTCTGTTTTAAAAAGAATGGGAAGAAAAAGCAATAAGGAAGAACTAATTGAACTTATCAATAAAATGAGGAAAAAGATTCCAGAAATTTGTCTTAGAACAACTCTAATACTTGGATTTCCAGGGGAAACCAAGGAAGAGTACGATGATTTGGTGGACTTTGTAAATAGGGTGAAATTTGATCGTTTAGGTGTTTTTTCTTACTCAAAAGAAGAAGGTACCGCAGCTGCCAAAATGAGTGGACAGATTTCGAATAATGTTAAAGAGTCTAGAAAAAATAACATTATGCAAATACAAGAAAATATTTGTGCAGAAAAATCTAGGGCATTTATAGGAAAAACTTTAGATGTCATTATAGAAGGAAAGCTTCCTAAAGAGAATATATATTGTGGGAGAACCTATAGGGATTCTCCAGAAATAGATGGAATGGTATTTATTCAAACCGATAAAGAAATTTTATCCGGAGAGTTTATTAAAGTAATTGTAACCAAAGCCCAAGAATATGATTTAATAGGGGAGATAATTAATGAACCTAGCAAATAAAATAACCTTTTTAAGAATAGGTATGATTCCTATATTTTTAATCATACTTTTAACTGACTGGATTGGGGACCCCAAGAGAAGAATAATTGCACTCATTATATTTATCCTAGCATCTCTTACAGATATGCTAGATGGATATATTGCAAGATCTAGAAATCAAATTACGACCCTAGGTAAGTTCATGGATCCCTTAGCAGACAAACTTCTTGTGACCTCAGCATTAATAAGTCTAGTTGAATTAGGAGATTTGCCTGCATGGATTGTCACTATCATATTAAGCCGTGAATTTATTATCACGGGCTTTAGGATAGTGGCAGCTTCAGAGGGTATAGTCATTGCCGCTAGTTGGTGGGGCAAAATAAAAACTATATCCCAGATGCTTATGATAATCATCATCTTATTAAATATTCCTAGCCTATACTTATTAGAAATAATTTTAACCTGGTTGGCGGTTGCTTTTACAATCATATCTGGGGTGGACTATATAGTAAAAAACAAGCAAGTTTTTCGTAATTAAAAGGATTCAGTGAAATAAATGTCGAATTTATTTAATAAGAAACATTTTTAGTCTTGAATTTTACTGCGTATTACGAAGGGGGGACCATTATGAAGCTAACTTTTTTAGGAGCAGCTCAAACTGTCACCGGTTCTTGTTATTTGATGGAGGCAAACGGTAAAAATGTTTTGATTGATTGTGGAATGTTTCAAGGCCATGATAAAGAAGAAGATATAAACTTTGAACAATTTCCTTTTGCTCCAGGTTCAATTGACTATGTATTTTTAACCCATGCCCATATTGACCATAGTGGGAGAATACCTAAGCTTTGTAAGGATGGTTTTCATGGGGAGATAATATCTACCAAAGCCACCGCTGATTTATGTGCAATCATGCTTCCAGATAGCGGGTATATTCAAGAGTCAGAAGTAGAATGGAAAAACAGAAAAAGACAAAGGGCAGGTAAGCCACTTTTAGAGCCATTGTATACTTATCAGGATGCCATAGATTCTATTCAATATTTTACGCCGGTTAAATATCATGAAGAATTACATTTAGAGGGAAATATAACCATAAGGTTTTCTGATGCGGGGCATATTTTAGGTTCAGCTATTTTGGAAATATGGGTCCGAGAAGATGAAAACGAAACAAAAATAGTATGCACGGGGGACTTAGGGAATCAGGATATTCCTTTATTAAAAAATCCGGAGATTATTGAAAGTGCCGATTATTTGATTATAGAATCTACTTATGGAAATAGGCTTCATAAGGAACATGAAAACAAAGTAAGAAAGCTACTTAACATCATTGAGGATACTATCAAAAAAGGCGGTAATGTCATTATTCCCTCATTTGCCGTTGGACGTACCCAAGAAATCATTTACGAACTTCATAAATATAGAAAACTATATAAAGAGGATATGGAGTTTTTAACCCATGTTCCCGTATATGTGGATAGCCCCTTGGCAATTTCAGCGACAGAAGTATTTAGAAAGAATTTGGATTGTTATGATGAAGAGGCAAGGGCCTATGTTGAAAACGGGGATAATCCTTTAGATTTTCCCAATTTAAGTTTTTCAAGAACCCCGGAAGAATCAAAACTTCTTAATGAAAAAAAGGAACCGGTTATTATTATATCGGCCAGTGGAATGTGTGAAGCAGGCAGAATTAAGCATCATTTAAAACATAATCTTTGGAGGGAAAATAGTGCAATCTTATTTGTGGGGTATCAGGCACCGGGAACCTTAGGAAGAAGAATATTAGATGGGGTAAATAAGGTAAAGATATTAGGAGAGGATATCTCTATTAAAGCAAGGATAGAAAGTATAGATGGGTATTCAGGCCATGCAGATCAACAAGGGCTCATTAACTGGGTCGGTCGTTTTAAAAAAATGCCTAAAAAGGTGTTCATAACCCACGGGGAGCTAGAAGCTCAAAAAGTTTTTGCAAAACTACTTAAAACCCATTTTAACCTAGAGACGATTATCCCCGGACGAGGAGACAATTATGAATTAACGGCTACTCGCATTATCACCCATAAACCAGTTAAAAAGCTTAAAGATAATTTCATCCGCTTACAACTATTGGCTCAAATCGATATTCTCTCAGAAGAGATTTACTTCTTAACTAAGACTTTGAACCAAGAAATATTAAATGGCAAGGAAGATGCAGAAATACAAATCATTCAGGATAAAATAGAAGAAGTCCATCATTCTATTAAGAGAATTAATCAAATTCTACAAGGGTCATTATAAAAACAGCAGAGCATTCTGCTGTTTTTAATTTGTCATAAAATCTATAAAATGAGTTCCTAAATGAATTAATTTGGTTTTATTATTTTGTATTAGGTCATATTCTATATAAATGTATTTTTTATCCGAATCATAAGAGTCCATAAATACAGGGAGACCAATATTATCCGAGATTATCGGTAAAAACAGACCTGTTTTTTTGATATAGCAGGTGGAGCGTTTAGCAGGCTCTCGTTTTTCCCTAGGGATAATACTACCTAGGGATTTATGAACAGCTTCATCCTGCTCGGGTAAATAATAATATTCTTTGTAGTTGGGGAAAAAGTGATACAAAGTGCCCCTAAAAGTATGTACATTAAAATCAATCACGGGGCTCTTACTAGTTAAAGAACAGTGCCAGCCTTTATCTTTTATAATATGGGAGAGGGGGGAGGGTTTTAGAACCTTTAATGAAAATAAAAGTGCTTTGTTTTTTAAGTTTATGGAGACAATATCATTATAAAAAGAAACTGTGCTCAATTTTTTAATATATTCCATAATGTCATAGATTCTTAGGATTTTAAGCAATCCATAAATATCCTCTTCATTATGAGTAAGCAAATTGTTTAAAAGATTATCCTTAGGGCTATGGCAGTATCTCTTGTACTGGCTAATTAATTCTCTACCATCGTAAATATCTTTCCTATTTATATTTAGAAACCTTTCAATTGTTTTTAATCTACAATTATCTAAATTTAAGGTATTTTTATATGGCCGGATATATTTTAGGATGTCTATGGTTTTCATGTTTTTTAAGGGATTTGGGATTTTTGCGATACGAGCCTTTTTTTCTAGATAAGGGATATCAAATGTATCCCCATTAAAATGAATTATATGGCTAAATGAAGAAGCAAGCTTAAAAAAGCCATCGATGACATCATTTTCTTCATCGGGATTTTCAGCAAAAAACTGATTCAAAATCCAGTGATTGTTTTTGAAATAGGCACAGCCAATAAGAAATACCTTAGAGTGCTCAGCTGAAAAGCCAGTGGTTTCTATATCGAAAAAGAGAAGTTCTTTTTTATTATATTTTGAAAAAAATAATTACATGCATCATAAAATCGAAATTCTTTGACTAATTTATACATTTTAAGGCTCCTTATAAAATATATGTATATATAATACAAACGAATTTATAAATATGCAAGAATTTAATTTTGCCAAATGATAACAAAAGCAAAACTATCGAAAATTATTCTTGAAATTGCAAGAGTTTAGTTATATAATTTCATATATAAATTGATATAAAAATATAACAAATCATATTTTTGTAAAATTATAAGGAGGAAGATTATGAATACGACAAAAAAATTAATGACATTATTACTTGCAGGGAGTCTTATGGTTTCTTCCCTTGTAGGCTGTGGAAACCAAGGGGGTAAATCAGCGGATTCAGATGAAATAAAGATTGGAGGTATAGCACCTCTAACAGGGAACGTGGCTGTTTATGGAGTTGCAGCAGATAGAGGGGCAAAATTAGCAATAGAGGAAATTAATGCAGCAGGAGGTATCTTAAATAAGCAAATTAAATATATAGTTTATGACGATAAAGGAGATACCACAGAAGCAGTTAATGCTTATAAAAAGTTAACCAGTAATGATAAAGTAGATGCAATCTTTGGTGCGGTGACCAGTAAGCCAACTCTATCGGTAACACCATTGGCTGCAAAGGATAATATCCCAATGATTTCTCCTACAGCTACCGCTTTAGAGGTAACTGAAGCAGGACCTAATATTTTCCGTGCTTGTTTTATAGATCCATATCAAGGGGAAATTATGGCTAAGTTTGCAGTAGAGGATTTGAAGGCAGGAAAAGCAGCAGTTGTGTATAACACAGCAGATGACTATTCAGTAGGAGTTGCAGAAGCTTTTAAAGCTGCCTTTGAAGCAAATGGAGCAGAAATTGTAAGCTACGAAGGATATAATGGGGATGACAAAGATTTTAAGGCAGTTCTTACAAATGTAAAAGCTAAGGATCCGGAAGTATTATTTATTCCTGATTATTACAACACCGTAGGACTTATTGCACAACAGGCAAGGGAAGTAGGAATCAGCGCAGCTTTACTTGGCGCGGATGGTTGGGATGGAGTAATAGGAGTAAATGCCGAAGCAGTAGAAGGGGCATACTTTTGTAATCACTACTCAACCGATGATACAGCTTCACAGGTTCAAGATTTCTTGACAGCATACAAAGAAAAATATGATGAAGACCCTGTGAGTTTTGCGGCATTAGGTTATGATGCTATAAAAATTTTAGCAGCAGCTATAGAAAAGGCAGGGTCCACCGATAAAAAAGCAGTTGCAGAGGCTTTAAGCGAAACTAATATTACTTCTGTTACTGGAACAGTTACCTTTGACGAAAATAGAAACCCTGTTAAAGAAGTATCCATCATAAAGATAGAAGATGGTAAGAATAGATTATTTACAAAGATGAGCCTTTAATCACAAAGGGAGAAGAAATTCTCCCTTTCTCTACATTTTTAAAACATTTAACAAAAGGAGGGCAGAAGATGGAATTCTTAACTAAATTTTTACAACAACTCATCAACGGGATTCATATAGGAAGTATATATGCCCTGATTGCTTTGGGATATACTATGGTATATGGTATCGTTAAACTAATCAATTTTGCCCATGGGGATATCATTATGATGGGGGCATTTATTGCCTTTGTATCCATTACAGGATTTGGAATGCCTTTATGGGCAGTTCTTATTATTTCTGTTTTATTTTGCTTGGTATCTGGGATTTTGATTGAAAAGATTGCATATAAACCTCTTAGAGGCGCACCAAGGATATCTGCTCTTATTACAGCTATAGGGGTAAGTTTGTTTTTGGAAAATCTATTCTTTAAAATTTTTGGCGCAAACCCAAGACCTTTTCCAACATTATTTAATCCTGAACCTATTTTCATTGGTTCCCTTAGAATCAGTAGAATTACTGCTGTTACCATAGTTATATCCTTGGTTTTAATGGTGGTGTTGGACTTTTTTGTTAGAAAAACGAAAACAGGGAAGGCCATGAGAGCAGTTTCAGAGGACCAAGGGGCAGCACAATTAATGGGGATTAATGTAAACACTACTATCTCTATTACTTTTGCCATAGGTTCGGCCCTAGGAGCTATCGGAGGCATTCTATACAGTGCAGCATATCCATTAATCGAACCCTTTATGGGAATGATGCCAGGGCTTAAAGCCTTCGTTGCTGCTGTATTAGGAGGAATAGGAATTATCCCGGGGGCTATGCTTGGGGGTTTTATCATGGGAATTGCAGAAAGTTTTACAAAGGGATATATATCCAGTCAACTGGCGGATGCCGTGGTATTTGGAATCTTAATTATTGTATTAAGTATAAAACCTTCAGGGATATTTGGCAAAAATATTAAAGAGAAAGTGTAGGTGAGCAGAATGGGTAATAAGTGGAAATCCTATATCATTAATTTGTCCCTAATCATCTCTATTTACGTTATTTTAATTCTGCTCATGCAGGCAGGTATTGTTAATAGCTATTATGAAGGTATTCTAATAGGTATATGCATTAATATTGTTTTGGCAACCAGCTTAAACCTGGCTACGGGATATTTGGGACAGCTGGCTTTAGGACATGCAGGATTTATGGCAATTGGTGCCTATGCGGCGGCAATTACCACTTCTATGATGAATTTACCGGGTTTACTGCAACTTGTAGTATCTATTTTAATTGGAGGAATATTAGCAGGGATTTTCGGGATCCTTATAGGGATTCCGGCACTTCGTCTTAAAGGAGATTATCTTGCTATAATTACCCTAGGTTTTGGCGAAATCATCAGAGTTATTATATTAAATTTGAATATTACCGGTGGGGCAAGAGGGCTTAAGGGAATTTTGCCTCTTACTACTTTTAGCTCGGCTTTTTGGGTTGCTGTTTTGGTTGTAGCTATTATTTACACCTTGATTAATTCAAGACATGGTAGGGCAATTATCTCAATTCGTGAGGACGAAATTGCAGCTGAGGCCATGGGGGTTCCTACTACGTTTTATAAAATACTTGCATTTTCCATTGCTGCATTTTTCGCAGGAATTGGTGGGGGATTATTTGCCCACTTTAATAATGTATTAGGGGCAGAAAACTTTAAATTTATGTACTCAATCGAAATCCTTATTATTGTTGTATTAGGAGGAATGGGCAGCCTTACAGGGTCCATAGTAGCAGCTATTATCCTTACAGTATTACCTCAGTTATTACTGGATTTTGCCGATTGGCGTATGTTGATTTATTCAGTTTTGCTTATTATTATGATGATTTTTAAACCAGAAGGACTTTTGGGTAAAAGGGAGTTTTCTATTAGCCGGTTCCTGCAAAAAAGAAAAAATAATCTAAAAGTTACTCCTAACAGTAATGAAAGGAGTGAGTAATATGGCTTTACTAGAAACTAAAGACCTAGGGATTACCTTTGGCGGGTTAAGAGCTGTTGGAAATTTTAGCATTCATATAGAAGATAGGCAATTAATGGGACTTATTGGTCCAAATGGGGCAGGAAAAACAACTATTTTTAACCTATTAACAGGAGTGTATCATCCTACAGAGGGTGTTATCAATTTAAATGGTGAAAACATCGTAGGG harbors:
- a CDS encoding DNA translocase FtsK codes for the protein MKRKTSSSTKKNIKKPISKVKSPRGPLSQEIQGIFIFAIALIFGVGIYTKQGGLIGRWIHHFFMGIMGIAAYGLPILISIAGMLMLLKKMNNYTRIKMAMSFALLVLVSTFVHSMNLASYSIVGINLWEKIKYFYGRGNWNNGGVIGAALGNFLLKIIGIYGTYILIITLFIIIFILLTGRSFVEGIILISKLLAKQICKIKNLIHSYQKVQEDRSLKRKEKHKIKEENKNISREENTPQDEHVHIEATRDTVEKDKEIKVLDFAQKQEHQKSNKEPIKKETKQNPDVEKSMDNISSGNSPINYKFPSIGLLQLNESTVTSNSKKMMLDNAKKLEKTLSSFGVNAKVLQISRGPAVTRYELQPSQGVKVSKIVNLADDIALNLAAAGIRIEAPIPGKAAVGIEVPNKEAQSVFLREVIEGDEFDKFPSKLAFALGKDIAGNSVVTDIARMPHLLIAGATGSGKSVCINTLITSILYKANPNEVKLLMIDPKVVELSVYNGIPHLMIPVVTDPKKAAGALNWAVQEMTNRYKLFAENNVRDIKGYNNMKKDQTEEDNVETMPQMVIIIDELADLMMSAPGDVEDAICRLAQMARAAGIHLVIATQRPSVDVITGVIKANIPSRLAFAVSSGTDSRTILDMVGAEKLLGKGDMLFYPVGASKPVRIQGAFISDKEVESIVESIKTTGSAEYDEDVLEKITSSGSLPSEGEAVDEFLDQAIEMVIDKEKASISMLQRYLRIGFNRAARIMEEMEQRNIVGPDEGSKPRKVLISKEEFEQIKLDTGQKASNL
- a CDS encoding formate--tetrahydrofolate ligase; this translates as MKSDIEIAQEAAIKPITEIASNLNINTDDLELYGKYKAKLSNTLWEKVGNNKDGKLVLVTAINPTPAGEGKTTISVGLGQALCRLNKKAIVALREPSLGPCMGVKGGAAGGGYAQVVPMEDINLHFTGDIHAISTAHNLLSAVIDNHIQQGNELQIDPRQILWKRVIDMNDRALRNIVVGLGGRAHGMPREDGYMITVASEVMAILCLSKDLEDLKERLGKIIVAYNFNKDPITPNDLGVNGAMAALLKDALKPNLVQTLENTPVIMHGGPFANIAHGCNSIRATQLALKLSDIVVTEAGFGADLGAEKFLDIKCRLGGLKPDAVVLVATIRALKYNGGIAKDQLSIENLGALQKGFVNLEKHIENINQYKTPIVVTLNAFSTDTDEEIAYVKEKCEAMGCSFAISKVWEKGGEGGLELAHQVIDTLENKPSNFQVLYDAHDTITEKIETIAKKIYGAKGVVFTPKARADMKQIEDMNLDKMPICIAKTQYSLSDNPALLGRPKDFEVTVRELKLSAGAGFIVALTGEIMTMPGLPKKPAAMNIDINSNGQITGLF
- the folD gene encoding bifunctional methylenetetrahydrofolate dehydrogenase/methenyltetrahydrofolate cyclohydrolase FolD, with protein sequence MDTILIDGKKIAQDIKDELKTEVEALKQRGITPGLAVVLVGENPASKVYVNNKKKACEYIGVRSFSYELPKETTEEELLKLIDVLNHTKEVNGILVQLPLPQHIDENKVLLSIDPKKDVDCFHPINVGLITIGELDGFLPCTPAGIIELIKRTQIEIEGKKCVIVGRSNIVGKPVALLLLSNNGTVEICHSRTKDLAKVCKSADILVAAIGKPNFITADMVKEGAILIDVGINRLENGKLCGDIDFENCKQKATAITPVPGGVGPMTIAMLMKNCVKAAL
- the rimO gene encoding 30S ribosomal protein S12 methylthiotransferase RimO; the encoded protein is MRIAFVSLGCDKNLVDSEVMLALLQKAGFILIPDEDQAEVLVVNTCCFIQDAKEESIENILEMAEYKKHGNCRALIVTGCMAERYKEEILLEIPEVDAVVGTTSYENIVEVVQEVIQGKKVQRFKPIDAKLNEDNERIISTGGYFAYLKIAEGCNNKCTYCIIPKLRGSYRSRSIESLLKEAKTLAHQGVKELILVAQDTTRYGCDLYGKKRLPQLLTKLCEIEGLEWIRLLYCYPEEITDELIEVIAREKKICKYLDMPIQHANNSVLKRMGRKSNKEELIELINKMRKKIPEICLRTTLILGFPGETKEEYDDLVDFVNRVKFDRLGVFSYSKEEGTAAAKMSGQISNNVKESRKNNIMQIQENICAEKSRAFIGKTLDVIIEGKLPKENIYCGRTYRDSPEIDGMVFIQTDKEILSGEFIKVIVTKAQEYDLIGEIINEPSK